One Actinomycetota bacterium DNA segment encodes these proteins:
- a CDS encoding HAD-IA family hydrolase — protein sequence MGFRGVLFDSGDTLIRPVGGRWNPQFDFEEVVLRHLPELVVDAFPQAFAAGQQVLDAGSTTPSLAEYHRAILGALGVRRPPPELLWELEHPGARPLVEPFPEVPGVLERLRAGGVRMAIVSDNWPGLEHLYRRLGLDTYFQGFVISAVLGCRKPDPRMYRAGSAALGLPPHECVFVDDAPDLVAAAIELGYGGRAIVRTADPPAAVPWISTLEDLVPMTGS from the coding sequence GTGGGCTTTCGTGGGGTGCTGTTCGACTCGGGCGACACCCTGATCCGTCCTGTCGGGGGACGCTGGAACCCGCAGTTCGACTTCGAGGAGGTCGTGCTGCGGCACCTGCCCGAGCTTGTCGTGGACGCCTTCCCGCAGGCCTTCGCGGCCGGCCAACAGGTCCTGGATGCCGGGTCGACCACGCCCAGCCTGGCCGAGTACCACCGGGCGATCCTGGGTGCGCTCGGTGTCCGACGGCCTCCACCGGAGCTGCTGTGGGAGCTCGAGCACCCCGGCGCCCGCCCCCTGGTCGAGCCGTTCCCCGAGGTCCCTGGGGTGCTGGAGCGGCTGCGGGCAGGTGGGGTCCGGATGGCCATCGTGTCCGACAACTGGCCGGGCCTGGAGCACCTGTACCGCCGGCTCGGCCTGGACACCTACTTCCAGGGGTTCGTCATCTCGGCCGTGCTGGGATGCCGCAAGCCGGACCCCCGCATGTACCGGGCCGGCAGCGCCGCGCTCGGCCTGCCCCCACACGAGTGCGTCTTTGTCGATGACGCTCCCGACCTGGTCGCGGCGGCAATCGAGCTCGGCTACGGCGGGAGGGCCATCGTCCGCACCGCCGATCCACCCGCCGCCGTCCCCTGGATCAGCACGCTCGAGGACCTGGTCCCCATGACCGGCAGCTGA